TCACGGTGGTAAATAGGCTGCACGGCAGAGGAGTGGAGATATGAAAGACCTTCTGCAGTTTGGTGAGCAATGGTGAGCCGTCTCTGCCAGCTAAGAGGTTCCAATTTGCGTAGGCGGAATCCATGGAGGTGCTCAAAAAGTGTACCATTTGATATGTACTCGTAGATTAAGAGTGGCTGCTCAAGCTCAACACAACATCCAAGGAGTCGTACTAGACTTTTGTGGTTGACTTGACAAAGGATTCGAACCTCATTGAGGACTTGATCCACACCTTTGGTATTCCCAGGCTTTGCACGTTTAACAGCTATGATGGTCCCGTCTTCTAGAATACCCTTGAAGACTTCACCAAAGCCACCGGTTCCAAGAAGGTTCTCTTTAGAATAGTTGTTTGTTGCTTTTCGTAGTTCTTTGTCATTGTAGATCTTTGCGGCCTTTCCATTGCTGTTTGCATTTAAGATCTCTTGGCGTTCCTTGACTAAATTTTTTCGCGCCTTGCGCTTCACATGACGAAGACGTTTGTATACAAGAATGCCGCCTAAGATTAATAGGAGGACAGAACCTAATGCGCCTGCAATTTTTCAGTTGCTAAGGTTACAAACACTATCCAACATCTTTAAGGTCTTCCCCCACTCCCTTTCAAAATTgtttaaatattacaaaatacttCATcccacaaaataaaaaaaaaacttgtttgACTTTATTTGGTCTTATCAATCAATTGccttatgaaaataaattattttatatcattattaCAGATTGTAAGGAACCACAATTAATGTACTAAAAGATACAATTATCGGATTTGTAAGTAGGGTCCTGGTCCCTAGCATACGGCTGCCAGGGACCTCTTAAATGACTCACATAttcctggccgttggatgaatatccagcggccaagattataacaaaatttaatacatCCGGTGCTTTTTAATCGCTGGACGGGATAAAATGACCCTGTCCAGCAGTTAAAAAGCACTGGACAACCATCGTCCAGCGCTGACATGTAaaaagatactccctctgtcccaaccaattgtatacatttggttaggacacggagatcaagaaaatgtgtaaaaaatgaataaagttaaatgaaaagtaggtaaagtggtgggaccaatttatatttaataatagatttgagataatggAGGAAAGTAATGGGTGTAAGagtgttttatataattatagaatagagatagtgaaagaaagtagtggatgtgatagtgttttatattattaaaagttactattggtatgtatagaaatgatgggacatcccaaagtggaaactgtatagaaatgaatgATACGGAGGGAGCATTTCATAATCCTGGCCgccggatattcatccaaccGCCAGGATATGTGAGCCAGTTAAGAGGTCCCTGGCAGCCATATGTCAGGGACCAGGACCCTCAAAAGTATATGTAAAAgcacaatttatattattttagtcaAAGTTTAATTAATTCTACTCCAAACTTAAAGGGAGCCATCCTTTTTTTGTGATGGAAGGAGCACTATTAACCCTAAACTCTTCACCTTCGAAATTTTTTCTAGAGAGCAGAGCATGCTTACCTACAATACCAGGCATTGGGCTTTTATGAACTTTGCAACTCTTTTCATTGCACTCTACAGAAAGAAAAAGTGAGTTAGTAGATTAAATAAAGTCCATTACATAGACAAATTTAGCATTTGGACATAATCACAGTAGCAGTTTTACGCAATATGCTTGGACTGATCAAACTTTTCTTTGCATGTGTGTTCTGGAAAACTGGAACTGTCATGGTCTTAAAAAGCTTAATTTTGAAGTATGCATGACACAAGAGGTAGGCttgtttattttcattttttacaaaACCAAACTAGTACAGTGTAGAGCAGCTTTATCTCAAATATCATAAGCCCTTTACACTGCTTATATTGGTTGGCTCGAAACAGCGACCATATTCCGCATGTATCTTAAGAACTTGGGTAATGTTGATGATTAAGCTAAATAatagcatgaataatatttacaGGCCCCAGGTTCTTTATCTCGCCTCtcgtattatatatatatagccttATGAGTTGTGTAGATGGAGTACTTTAGATTAAGTACATTCTGTGCAGCCTGGAATAGGTAACACTAAATATATGGGTTTTGTAGCTTTATAAGCTCCTGGCTGCAAGAATTTTTTTAACAGTCTTCATATACTTTAGATGTTCTAGGGTTCATATGACTAGGTGAAGTGTGTTTGGCCCCAAGGGATTTTTAGCTCTCCTAGATttaccttttttattttttgcccGAAATCTTTGATGTTACTTGAGAAGAAATTATGTGATGCAGAAATGACTGCGTAAGTTTTTATCATTTGCGGTTAATATTTTTGGTTCATTAACTTTTGAAATAATTCAAACAAACCCTTTGACTATCTTATTGGTGGCAATTTTAGGTTATAATAGTGTGCCAAATTGTAAGTTGCTCTATAAAGTATTCTAAAAATAGTATATGGTGTTTTCTTGTTGATGACAAATTTGGAATAGAAGAGAAATATGTTACTCACTTTTACAACGACCATAAACTGGGTCCCATAGACGACCGGCATTACAGAAGCATCTTTTTTGTCCACCATTCCCCTGGTTTAGTTGGCACTTGGAGTTGAGCAGAATCCGACAGTCTGCTGGAGAACTGCAAACCGGCTCTTGTGGTGATGCCCACTCGACCTCCACCCCTGGCTCAGGCCACTTTGCAACTGGTAAAGTTGGATCCAAATTAACAAAACTCTGGTAAGCCAGGCATCCTTGCTCATGAATTCTTATCACATAAGCAGTTTGCGAACCCCCTGTTCGAAAATCACAACATATGGGCGACCCGGTGCAAGGGGTTGCAAATTTTGTGTACTTTATGTAGGTGTGGCAGATACTAGTTGATGTACAATTTATTGGTGCTTGTAAATGCAACATATTGTCAGTGCAGTTTAGTAGTAAGATTGTATTACTACTTGTAGTGTTGAATGCTCCCAGCGGATCGAGCTGAATACCCTGGTGAATGAGATCAGTGCTTAAACATGTATTCGGGATGAGTGGTGCTGGTCGAATAATCATTGATTGACCCCGAGGGTTAATAGATGTGATCATATAGGATGAGCCATTTAGTGCATCAAGCCACAATGTGCCTGCGGTGCACCTGACCTTGTGTGCTTGGTTCCCGCAGCCAGGGCTGGTGCTAAGAGGGTAAGGGACCTTGGTTTGGCCGCAATCTCCACATTGCATTGCAGCCATTGTGTAGGGTGGGTATGGTAGCAAAAATATTACAAAGAGGAGGAGCATAGTTATGAATGTAGTACTGATTGTGAATGCAGAAAATATTATTGCAATGTTATAAAAAGAGTGAAACTAGTTGGGGCTTTTGCATGCAGTTGTAACAAAAGAGCAACATATTCCTAGGAAGATAGCTGGTTCAAagtcatatatattatacatacataatCTCCAGACATATCGGGATGTGAATATGATATGTTGTCGGTAACATGCACAACAACTGGGATAGAATGTTGGAATGAGATCATTAGAAGTTCATGTAGTGTttagttggggtgaatgaaaatggacggaatgaaatgaaatttgaaccGTAATTTAGTTGAATGTTTAGTAATTTCATTCTTTCTGTTATTCCATTCCTATCACCCACCCTTATCTAGAGCTCAAATCCTTCACAAACTTTGTGACGGAATGCTACATTCATTATCATACTCAGTTTCTATCCAAATctcatcatacaaaattttcatttcacTTGATTTTTGTCGAGCTCTTTCTTCTACCCTCTGTTATGTccttttatttttagttattcCATTTCATTAGTAGTATTTTACATGCATTCCAACCAAACAAAGGTAACTAAAAATAAGTATTACTGTATGGTTTTATGGCAGAGCTGTCTGAAACATCCGTCACTACATTAGTACCATTAGTGAATTCTGCAGGTTGGGTCATTTATGATTTAAGAACTATCTTTGTCCTATTGTCAAGATAAATGTTAAAAAGTTTAATGCCTATAATGAACGAACCAATCGAGTTCTCTTTACGATTTTATATATTGAGATCTGGGCAGTAACGTCTATTGTAATTTCAAATAGAGAAATCAACTGTGATAAGtactataaattaaattttatcatcAAACAAGAAATAGTGGTTTGAGCTTGAAGGGTCACTGATTTCAAATCTGCAAACATGAGGTTGATAGTAAATAACAATGTTAGGCAATAGCCAGTagttattcagaaaagaaaagacaaaaAAGAATATGGTAAGCCGCCCATAAGTGGGTTTTCGGGACTTCATTGGATCATTCTGCACTTGGGAAACCAAGATTCATGCACTAGTGCTTTTGCATCGATTAATCTGTATCAAGTTGCAGCTACAAGATCCAAAGCCAATGTATATCCAAGCATATGATTTTAGCTTCCCAACAACTACTTAAAAACTACTCCTATAACTACCTTACTGTCCAAGATTTActgaaattatttaaatttagtttCTGTTTATTTGTggtgattattttttatatttctcatttattatttatctgaaattttaaagtaattaaatttaaagttgACTTCAAAAAACAGTTTAAGAGCATGTATCGTTGGTTAAAAATTGTCGGTTAAATTGAATCTATGAAAAAATTGTGTAAAATTTGAtgattttacaatattttgttATGTTGGGACCGGTTATAAAGGTtcgttatattttaaaaatattatattattatttcaagttattattaataaaaatgtataatagaatatataatttgGTATTAGATGATGTGAAATTTTGCTCCATGTCTCTTTGGTTTGTCCAAATATAATCAACATCACAAgattgactataattatagataagttTTTTGCACGATTGTAGTGCTGAAATATACAATAATACTtactttcaaaattaatattaaatatttaaaagataattaaaattttagtatataaagaagtttaagaaaaatattaagataGTTAGAAGTCCTCCATGTCTTTAACATCTAGTTTTGGCTTTTACAGATGGTATGCAAAATATTTTTGACTTCCGGTTGGTACACTTATATGTACCATAACCCTCCCGTCAACATCTGTTAATCAAACGTTAACTTCTCATCAATTAAtccttaaataaaattaaaaaaaatctataaacaaaagaaattatgATTGACACCGGTTAAAAGCTGGGTTAGGTAAAGAAGAGGGTTTAAGTAAAAATTGAGTACAATGGTCGACAGATACAACACGAAGGGTTCGTACGATCGAGAGAGCTGTCTTTATCAATTAGGAGTGCACtttcgattcttcgtcttctcaATCTTTCATTCATCTTCAACTAAGGTATATTTCGTTTTCTCCGTCTTCTGCTTCACTTTCGTTTCGTTGTTCgtatgtttgttggtttattatgtgtatatatatgttgtgtGCATGCATAATCCAGTGTATGTATACATTGGTGTTCATATATCGTTGTTTGTATTGCTATTTTTTACATGCATATGTGTAGCTGTATATGTATCTTATTGTTGAATTTTTGGGTTTGTTTTGTACTGTAGAATGGTTGATCATAAGATTTTAAAGTTTAATTGGAGGGATaccaatataaatattaaagtcgaAATTGATAAATGAACGTTGTTGGACCTAGTGGTGGAGTATGAAAATGAGGCAAAAAGAAGGGGTGTTCATTTAGATTTTGGTAACCTTTGCTTATGTTTGGAATATGAGTCACAAATGGTTAGAGACTAACGCCCATCTAATGCAAATGTTTGAAAGGTTAAAgatagaaatgagattatgatttGGGATGGGACAAAGATGGAGCTCACTCCCTTGTACAagttggttatgaatttgggaaGACAAAATGGGTGTAAGAAATTTGTTGAGGTTGATGGTAATGGAGAAAATGAGGATGACCATCATTCTGAAGATGACTTTGACATGTCTTTGAATGATCTTGAAGAGAACTCAATGAAACCATCCACAAGTAACCCAAAACCTAAAGTTAAGGCTAAAGCTAAACACAAATCAAAGGCCAAAACTAAACCCAAAACTAAGCCTAAAACCAAAACCACAAATAACCTACCTTCACCCCCTATCTCACCTGATACAGTCTTCAAAAATCTGAAAATCAGGAGGAGTCCTAGATTTTCCCCTCTACAAAACACAACCAATGACAGTGCTTCCGCTAATGTCTCTGTTAATGCCTCTAATCAGTCTTTATTTGGTCATAAAGTTCCGAGAACAACTGCCTCAAGGAAAGGTATTCTAGTGGGTAGTATGACTGGAGGATTCATGTAAGCAGGTTTCCTGATGGTATGATTTGGGCAATCAAGAAAATTGACCCAAATATTCATAATGTAGGGGCTTGGAAACTTATAACCCTCTCTGCAATGTATAGTGGGCTAAGTACGAGTCTTTTGTGACCGGGGACACttagacaataaaattttaatgttagaTAAAAAAACACCCATAAGAGGTctcattatctttttttttcttccacTTGCGTAGTctgaaaaaatacaattaaaaaagaACATAATAATTCATTCAtacaataaaatgataaaactaTCTAAAACGACAGAGGAAAAACGTCAACAAACtcataattaaaaagaaaaaaagatatgaatataatataattttttaaagaataagGGAAATTAAAACCAAAAACTTATGTAAAACAAATCGTTGTAAAAATCTATACCAAAGAGATGTGATCTCTTTGGTCAGATacctaataaaataatacatgataaaatatatatctcacCAGAAAATAATTGACTGTTactatcaaaaattatttaaaaattaagttggaaaatataattgaaaattgaGAATATCTAAGATATATCTACTCAAATATaagacaaaatcttgagaagcACATGTATCACGATTTTAGCTACTAATCCCTGTCAACATAATATGAATTTGGTATACACCAATCAACCATTAATGACACAATAATACCTCATTAAGGCACAATAAATTCATCTTATATGGCTCCTACGAATTAAGGGATTCAGGTACAATAATCAGCAAtaaagattctgtcaattaatcttctaatgaaaacacaaaaatttaaattaaaacatgtagaaaaattcaaatttcaaagataaacaaattaaaagaaAGTCAACTTgtcattcaaaaaataattgaaattaaaatctacAATTACTACTATCAAAAccaaataatatctaaaattacAAAGGTAAAACTAAAATCATGCAATAAAATAGGTTAATCAAAATAATCTAATTTCACAACACGTGCTAATACGTAACCACTACATCACCTTCACCGCTACCGTCTAAAAGCTGCAAACATTCATCATGTACACTAGTGAAAACTAATAATCAAAAATGAGGATACATAACACATATAATGTaactaatcatataatataagatTGATTACAACTATCCAATCTCCTCAAATTTTGACAGAAGTAGATTAAAAAAATGACAAAATAGGATATGAAACAACTCATACAATAATAGAATCAAACACACAATTATACCTAAtcaagataaaataaaatataaacaacaccataataatatatacagtaATAAATGAtcacataatcataatcatgtagttttatgttttgaaaagatcacacctatttttcctatttttttaatgtattttcGCATATTTGAGCCATGATAACATCAAGCACTCCGACTCATAACCTCAGTTAGTTGCCTTTTCGTCGTAGAGGGATTGAGCGACGAGACTATCGTGGTCCCAGCGAGTGGTGGACTTGATGAAGCGTTTAACGAGAACAGCGTCACTGATTAGAAGCAGCGCTTTGACTACAAAACCATTGGTCACAAGGGAATCTTGCAGGGGGTTACAAGTTTGATTAACCAAAGGAGACAAGTGATGAGGATTTCTCCATGGTTTCCAACAATTGCCAAGTTGAGATGAATGAGATTTGATTTGTATACTTAGTTTCTAAATTAAtactaaatatttaaaagataaataattttttaatagttgaTAAAGACTTTCAGGCTAGTATCTTGATAATTCTTTTAAAGTTTtccaattttgattttttaatattttctcttATACAATTTAGAAATTTCTTTCAATAAATTTGAAACAAGAAAAAAAGCTATTTTAATTCTATCAAATAGAAAGTcctttttaataatttcaaaacttataagtagttttaatttttcaatacCATGTTTTCTACCAtttagaaatatttttctaataaatttgaagtttaaaagataaattttagttttttttaacatAACCTTTCCAAAATACTAGAAACTTCctcataatatatttgaaacaaaagaaaaagttttttttatatttaaaattcaaaaatttcaaGTCTTTACAACTCACTAATAACTTCCTGaagatttatattttgatatttaaatttaaaatattgaacaaATTTCATTACAAAATTACTAAAAACAATATTTCGTTACAGAAATGTACTCTCTCCGTCCTTTTCATTTGTTTACAAATGGGTTAGGTACgaagaataaaaaatacataaagtACTTGGAAAGTGAAAGAAGAGTGGGTAAAATGATGAGATCAATAGATATTAAATGTACAAAGTGAGTTCCATGGATGAAAGTGGTGGGTGCCATTAGCAATATGTTAGTCTTGATGATAAGTCAAACACTTAATGTAATTTTACTTGTTTAAAAAAGTAATTGATCAACGGATTACATACTATCTGCAGTATCCGTTGACCATATATCTTATCAACCGATGAGGTGTTATGACAAAATAAGTACTTTCAGTATTAATAGTTGACATAATAAGTTGATTAACTGATAAGGTTTTTGATCTATCAAAGGATTTGTAGTTAGGTTGtcaaattgtaaatattttcagtttttaacGGAGACAGGGATATAAAAAGATTTAGTTTGTTACCAGAATCAAGTTATGCGGTGACGGTTTCTTGTCGGAATAGAGGGTGCTGATGTGTATATTGGTGGCTGAGATTGTAGGTTTATATTCGTGATTGCCAAAAAAAAACTAGGATTTTCTCCCCAAGTCTCTTGCTCTCAAGAATTGCAAATACCTACATACTTTTACAgatatagggatcaagccatacaTAGTTCTAGTCTTATAAGAGAACTACTAGGATTCAGTTTCCCCTTTTGCCACCTTCCTGGAAAGGGGTCAAATGCAATGAGGCCTAGTCTTGGATCTCGAAGCATGTCGGTCAATTCAGGGCGTTTTATGCATCATTTTTTGTCTAGCATGTTTATTGTACCAAATTTATCTTCATAAGGCACGCCCACCATAAGGGAAATCACGTCCTTCTTTTCTTCAACCATGTTCGGCCCCAAAATATGGCCCAAAACACATCTTTAACTCCTTTTATGCATCCAACCCATGCAAATCggcatataataaattttgggtATAACAACTACCCCAACACTCGGTTATATTGGAAATGAGAATGAGATTTAATCAATTTTCCAAAATTTGGAATCCGATCTTGCATGGGTTGTCTCGGCGACTGTACACTCTCCCATAGGAAGAGCCTTCTTACAATATGTGTTGTTAAAACATTGTTCCGTAGAACCAGGCCCCTAAGGGCGCGCCCACGTTACGAACGTGGAGTTCATTCTTTATGTCTTTGTTTACCAATGGTCGTACCCGTAGAGGGCGCGTCCTCTTCAGTGATTTCATGACATGGGCGGATGGAGGGTCGCGTCCTCCCATCAGCATCCTCAAGAGTCGCATCCCTCCTTGTGCTCGGAGGACgcgtccctccttgtgactcggaggacgcgtcctcttcataGGACACGCAATCATTGGCGGATCAGTCACGTTATGGAGGGTTGCGCCCTTCCGTTCAGATTGGAGCCTTCAAGGGTCGCGTCCTTCCTTTGTAAGCAGGAGGCGCGCCCCGATACCTCATACAGGACTTTTAGCCTaattcatgtcttacttagttaaactaagtacatacCCAGCCCAATaaggacctagccaaatttTCTTATAACTGACGCGAAGGGCCGCGCCCTTTCGGACAGACCTGGAAGAGGCGCGCTCTCTGTTCTCATGCAATGACCAGATTCGGTCATAA
This genomic window from Daucus carota subsp. sativus chromosome 7, DH1 v3.0, whole genome shotgun sequence contains:
- the LOC108194251 gene encoding wall-associated receptor kinase-like 20; translated protein: MLLLFVIFLLPYPPYTMAAMQCGDCGQTKVPYPLSTSPGCGNQAHKVRCTAGTLWLDALNGSSYMITSINPRGQSMIIRPAPLIPNTCLSTDLIHQGIQLDPLGAFNTTSSNTILLLNCTDNMLHLQAPINCTSTSICHTYIKYTKFATPCTGSPICCDFRTGGSQTAYVIRIHEQGCLAYQSFVNLDPTLPVAKWPEPGVEVEWASPQEPVCSSPADCRILLNSKCQLNQGNGGQKRCFCNAGRLWDPVYGRCKKCNEKSCKVHKSPMPGIVGALGSVLLLILGGILVYKRLRHVKRKARKNLVKERQEILNANSNGKAAKIYNDKELRKATNNYSKENLLGTGGFGEVFKGILEDGTIIAVKRAKPGNTKGVDQVLNEVRILCQVNHKSLVRLLGCCVELEQPLLIYEYISNGTLFEHLHGFRLRKLEPLSWQRRLTIAHQTAEGLSYLHSSAVQPIYHRDVKSSNILLDEKLDAKVSDFGLSRLVETSESDCSHIYTSAQGTLGYLDPEYYLNLQLTDRSDVYSFGVVLLELLTSNKAIDFNREEDNINLVVYMKKIMYEERLVDVIDPALTTGATKVELETMKALGDLAAACLDERRQNRPSMKEVAEEIEYIISIVLGEAPKT